Proteins encoded together in one Streptomyces sp. TLI_171 window:
- a CDS encoding class I SAM-dependent methyltransferase, whose product MNERLGAIAAYWNESAPAFDLEPDHGLSAEPTRLAWRRRIADWLPEEPSDVLDAGCGTGSLSLLVAAAGHRVTGVDLAERMVEQARAKLAAAGQPGRFLVGDAAQPPVGEQRFDVLLCRHLLWTLPDPQAALRRWTSLLRPGGRLVLVEGRWREAGAPVEPYTPGAVDLPWAGGVRADDLAAALRPLVRDLRVEPLEADEDLWGGPVRDERYALLARI is encoded by the coding sequence ATGAACGAACGCCTCGGCGCGATCGCCGCCTACTGGAACGAGTCCGCCCCCGCCTTCGACCTGGAGCCCGACCACGGGCTGAGCGCCGAGCCGACCCGGCTGGCCTGGCGGCGCCGGATCGCCGACTGGCTGCCCGAGGAGCCGTCGGACGTCCTGGACGCGGGCTGCGGCACCGGCTCGCTGTCCCTGCTGGTGGCCGCGGCGGGCCACCGGGTCACGGGCGTCGACCTGGCGGAGCGGATGGTCGAGCAGGCCCGCGCCAAGCTCGCCGCGGCCGGGCAGCCGGGCCGGTTCCTGGTCGGCGACGCCGCGCAGCCGCCGGTCGGCGAGCAGCGCTTCGACGTACTGCTCTGCCGGCACCTGCTCTGGACGCTGCCCGACCCGCAGGCCGCCCTGCGCCGCTGGACGTCACTGCTGCGGCCGGGCGGCCGACTGGTGCTGGTCGAGGGCCGCTGGCGGGAGGCCGGTGCGCCCGTCGAGCCGTACACCCCGGGCGCCGTCGACCTGCCCTGGGCGGGCGGCGTCCGCGCCGACGACCTGGCCGCGGCACTGCGCCCGCTGGTGCGCGACCTGCGGGTCGAACCGCTGGAGGCGGACGAGGACCTGTGGGGCGGCCCGGTACGCGACGAACGGTACGCGCTGCTGGCCCGGATCTGA
- a CDS encoding LysE family transporter has product MTGAAVEGVVAGLGVAVPLGAVGVLLLQEGRRGWAPAAGGATAVAAVDGAYAAVAVLAGPQVAALLSGHESAVRAVSALLLGAIAVHGLLGLRRSVETAEGPSARGAGRSFVRFALLTAVNPTTALYFTALIAARGTTAHAGATAFVTGVFLASLAWQHLLAAAGAFAGARLGPRLRRATYAAGYGLVALLAVRLALAG; this is encoded by the coding sequence ATGACAGGTGCAGCGGTCGAGGGCGTGGTGGCGGGACTCGGGGTGGCGGTGCCGCTCGGCGCGGTCGGAGTCCTCCTGCTGCAGGAGGGCCGCCGCGGCTGGGCCCCCGCCGCCGGCGGCGCGACGGCCGTCGCCGCGGTGGACGGGGCGTACGCGGCGGTCGCGGTGCTGGCCGGTCCGCAGGTGGCCGCGCTGCTGTCGGGCCACGAGAGCGCGGTGCGGGCCGTCTCGGCGCTGCTGCTCGGCGCGATCGCCGTGCACGGCCTGCTGGGTCTGCGCCGCAGCGTCGAAACCGCCGAGGGTCCGTCGGCGCGCGGCGCGGGCCGGTCGTTCGTCCGGTTCGCCCTGCTCACGGCGGTGAACCCGACCACCGCGCTGTACTTCACCGCACTGATCGCGGCCCGGGGCACCACCGCCCACGCGGGCGCCACGGCCTTCGTCACGGGCGTGTTCCTGGCCTCGCTGGCGTGGCAGCACCTGCTGGCCGCGGCCGGCGCGTTCGCCGGGGCCCGGCTCGGCCCCCGGCTGCGCCGCGCCACCTACGCGGCGGGCTACGGCCTGGTCGCGCTGCTCGCGGTGCGGCTCGCCCTGGCCGGCTGA
- a CDS encoding SLC13 family permease, giving the protein MGPLPAGGRRRTEVAAVAAELVSLVLLAVVLVCAVRRPFGWPEAVVAVPAAGLLVAVGAVSPAAAWAEIGRLAPVVGFLAAVLVLAQLCDEEGLFEACGGWMASSSGGRPVPLLRQVFVVAAVVTAVLSLDATVVLLTPVVLATTGVLGVRSRPHLYACAHLANSASLLLPVSNLTNLLAFTASGLSFGRFTALMTLPWLVAVGLEYLLLRRFFATDLAVPAQHAAPSERPRLPRFALVTVAGTLGGFVLASALGVSPAWAAALGALVLAVRALADRRTTPRRIVGAASVPFLAFVLALGVVVKAVVDNGLAAHLAAIVPAGDSLPVLLALAGLAALLANLVNNLPATLLLVPLAAPSGPGPVLAVLLGVNLGPNLTYAGSLATLLWRRIAPNSDAATFTRLGLLTVPATLAATTLALWASLHVL; this is encoded by the coding sequence ATGGGACCTTTGCCCGCCGGTGGGCGGAGACGGACGGAGGTGGCGGCGGTGGCCGCGGAGCTGGTGTCGCTGGTGCTGCTGGCGGTCGTGCTGGTGTGTGCGGTGCGGCGGCCGTTCGGCTGGCCGGAGGCGGTGGTGGCCGTCCCCGCCGCCGGGCTGCTGGTCGCCGTCGGGGCGGTGTCGCCGGCTGCGGCGTGGGCCGAGATCGGGCGCCTCGCCCCCGTGGTCGGCTTCCTCGCGGCCGTCCTGGTGCTCGCCCAGCTCTGCGACGAGGAAGGGCTGTTCGAGGCCTGCGGCGGGTGGATGGCGAGCTCCTCGGGCGGGCGGCCGGTGCCGTTGCTCCGTCAGGTGTTCGTGGTGGCGGCCGTGGTGACGGCCGTGCTCAGCCTGGACGCGACCGTGGTCCTGCTGACCCCCGTGGTGCTCGCCACCACGGGGGTCCTCGGCGTCCGGTCCCGCCCGCACCTGTACGCGTGCGCGCACCTCGCCAACTCCGCCTCGCTGCTGCTGCCGGTCTCCAACCTCACCAACCTGCTGGCGTTCACCGCGAGCGGCCTGAGTTTCGGCCGCTTCACCGCGCTGATGACCCTGCCCTGGCTGGTCGCCGTCGGACTCGAGTACCTGCTGCTGCGCCGCTTCTTCGCCACCGACCTGGCCGTCCCGGCGCAGCACGCCGCGCCCTCGGAGCGGCCCCGGCTCCCCCGCTTCGCCCTGGTCACCGTCGCGGGCACGCTGGGCGGCTTCGTCCTCGCCTCCGCGCTCGGCGTCTCCCCCGCCTGGGCGGCCGCGCTCGGCGCGCTGGTGCTCGCCGTCCGGGCGCTCGCCGACCGACGCACCACCCCGCGCCGGATCGTCGGCGCGGCGTCCGTCCCGTTCCTGGCGTTCGTGCTGGCGCTCGGCGTGGTGGTGAAGGCCGTCGTCGACAACGGGCTGGCCGCGCACCTCGCCGCGATCGTGCCGGCGGGCGACTCCCTCCCCGTCCTGCTCGCCCTCGCCGGGCTGGCCGCGCTGCTCGCCAACCTGGTCAACAACCTGCCCGCCACCCTGCTGCTCGTCCCGCTCGCCGCGCCCTCCGGCCCCGGGCCGGTGCTCGCCGTCCTCCTCGGCGTCAACCTCGGCCCGAACCTCACCTACGCCGGTTCCCTCGCCACCCTCCTCTGGCGCCGCATCGCCCCCAACAGCGACGCCGCCACCTTCACCCGACTCGGCCTCCTCACCGTCCCCGCCACCCTGGCCGCCACCACCCTCGCCCTCTGGGCCTCCCTGCACGTCCTCTGA
- a CDS encoding sigma-70 family RNA polymerase sigma factor, giving the protein MDSGRVAALVGRAQRGDRQAVAELVGGHLPLVYNVVGRALSGHPDTDDVVQETMLRAVDGLPGLRDPAGFRSWLVAIAVNQVRRRFRDSGPDAVPDPSVVADPAADFVGLTIVRLGLSEQRREVAEATRWLDEGDRDLLALWWLEAAGELSRPELAEAMELTPQHAAVRVQRMKGQLEAARLVVRALAAVPPCPWLGELTATWDGVPSALWRKRIGRHVRECATCAEQRRGLVPAEGLLAGTAMVPLPDGDRFGADLVGSVRPAASHRRAAHGGARRAGARHGHRGARRRGPGPLVVGGGVVAVVVGLLVAVGLEDSPPATGAAEQPPASAAALVDPADGTATAEPSAAPPSTAPAPSPTPSPTPSPAAPAPNTTPASPASASASKRSADLGQQVLDLVNSQRSQAGCGPVRANAQLATAAQRHSDDMAARGFFDHTNPDGAGPQQRIDAAGYKWSGWGENIARGQKDAAAVMDSWMNSPGHRANILNCKFTELGVGVHLGSGGPWWTQDFGTPR; this is encoded by the coding sequence GTGGACAGTGGGCGGGTGGCGGCGCTGGTCGGGCGCGCACAGCGCGGGGACCGGCAGGCGGTGGCGGAGCTGGTGGGCGGCCACCTGCCGCTGGTGTACAACGTGGTGGGGCGGGCGCTCTCGGGGCACCCGGACACCGACGACGTGGTGCAGGAGACCATGCTGCGCGCGGTGGACGGCCTGCCGGGCCTGCGCGATCCGGCCGGGTTCCGCAGCTGGCTGGTGGCGATCGCGGTCAACCAGGTGCGCCGGCGGTTCCGCGACAGCGGGCCGGACGCGGTGCCCGATCCGTCCGTGGTGGCCGACCCGGCGGCGGACTTCGTCGGTCTGACGATCGTCCGCCTCGGGCTGTCCGAGCAGCGCCGCGAGGTCGCGGAGGCGACCCGCTGGCTGGACGAGGGCGACCGGGACCTGCTGGCGCTGTGGTGGCTGGAGGCGGCCGGTGAGCTGTCCCGTCCGGAGCTGGCGGAGGCGATGGAGCTGACGCCGCAGCACGCCGCGGTGCGGGTGCAGCGGATGAAGGGCCAGCTGGAGGCGGCGCGGCTGGTGGTGCGGGCGCTGGCGGCGGTGCCGCCGTGTCCGTGGCTGGGCGAGCTGACGGCGACCTGGGACGGGGTGCCGAGCGCGCTGTGGCGCAAGCGGATCGGCCGCCACGTGCGCGAGTGCGCGACCTGCGCGGAGCAGCGTCGCGGGCTGGTCCCGGCGGAGGGGCTGCTGGCGGGGACGGCGATGGTGCCGCTGCCGGACGGTGACCGGTTCGGCGCCGATCTCGTGGGTTCGGTCCGGCCGGCGGCCTCGCACCGGCGGGCGGCGCACGGCGGCGCGCGGCGGGCGGGGGCGCGTCACGGCCACCGGGGTGCGCGGCGGCGCGGTCCGGGGCCGCTGGTGGTGGGCGGCGGCGTGGTCGCGGTGGTGGTGGGTCTGCTGGTGGCGGTGGGGCTGGAGGATTCGCCCCCGGCGACGGGTGCGGCGGAGCAGCCGCCCGCGTCCGCCGCGGCGCTGGTGGATCCGGCTGACGGCACGGCCACTGCGGAGCCGTCCGCCGCCCCGCCGTCGACGGCGCCCGCGCCGAGCCCGACGCCTTCCCCGACCCCGTCCCCCGCGGCTCCGGCCCCGAACACGACGCCGGCCTCCCCCGCGTCCGCCTCCGCGTCGAAGCGGTCCGCGGATCTCGGACAGCAGGTGCTGGATCTGGTCAACTCACAGCGTTCCCAGGCGGGTTGCGGTCCGGTGCGGGCGAACGCCCAGTTGGCGACGGCGGCGCAGCGGCACTCCGACGACATGGCGGCGCGCGGGTTCTTCGACCACACGAACCCGGACGGCGCAGGTCCGCAGCAGCGGATCGACGCCGCCGGGTACAAGTGGAGCGGCTGGGGCGAGAACATCGCGCGCGGGCAGAAGGACGCCGCGGCCGTGATGGACAGCTGGATGAACAGCCCCGGTCACCGGGCCAACATCCTGAACTGCAAGTTCACCGAGCTCGGTGTGGGGGTCCACCTCGGCAGTGGTGGGCCGTGGTGGACGCAGGACTTCGGAACTCCGCGCTGA
- a CDS encoding STAS domain-containing protein, producing MALSVSYGERYGWTVVQVAGEVDISGVAALRERLQRLVTDGCQQMVVDISRVDFCDSTGFAVLVATRRMLYSRGGRLRLVLPGPETHTRKILQLFGIERIFDVHDSVDDALADLREGVVDRDAVEAVLDRDTAGTVPVRDAAEAVPRQREGKQVVTD from the coding sequence GTGGCACTGAGCGTGAGCTACGGGGAGCGATACGGCTGGACGGTCGTCCAGGTGGCCGGAGAGGTGGACATCAGTGGAGTGGCCGCCCTCCGCGAACGCCTGCAGCGACTGGTCACCGACGGCTGCCAGCAGATGGTGGTCGACATCAGCCGCGTCGACTTCTGCGACTCCACCGGATTCGCGGTCCTGGTCGCCACCCGCCGCATGCTGTACTCCCGCGGCGGGCGGCTGCGACTGGTCCTGCCAGGACCGGAGACCCATACCCGCAAGATCCTCCAACTCTTCGGAATCGAGCGGATCTTCGACGTCCACGACTCGGTCGACGACGCCCTCGCGGACCTTCGCGAGGGCGTCGTCGACCGGGACGCCGTCGAGGCCGTCCTCGACCGGGACACCGCCGGGACCGTGCCGGTCCGGGACGCCGCCGAAGCCGTCCCGCGGCAACGCGAAGGCAAGCAGGTGGTCACCGACTGA
- a CDS encoding VOC family protein: MITTDFVPGSPCWLDLGVPDVSAASEFYGPVLGWEFREIEGAEGFVLATVGDKVAAGIGLLTEEGARSAWMVYFFTPDVHETAASVLRAGGTVRVEPRDMEGWASMAQFTDPQGAQFAVWTPGKAGGLEAVDDPGALCWTELYTTDAVGALAFYGSVFGWQREDMPMPGGGGGVYTIVTPAGQPRERMHGGLLQVGGQELALSRGTPAWHPVFTVTDCDAAVATVRARGGEVAMGPEDAPGIGRMAVCTDPAGAEFVLLTPAAVPAY, encoded by the coding sequence GTGATCACCACCGATTTCGTGCCCGGCTCACCGTGCTGGCTCGACCTGGGCGTGCCGGACGTGTCGGCCGCGTCCGAGTTCTACGGGCCGGTGCTGGGCTGGGAGTTCCGGGAGATCGAGGGCGCGGAGGGATTCGTGCTGGCCACCGTGGGCGACAAGGTCGCGGCCGGGATCGGGCTGCTCACCGAGGAGGGCGCCCGCTCCGCGTGGATGGTGTACTTCTTCACCCCCGACGTGCACGAGACCGCCGCCTCGGTGCTGCGGGCGGGCGGCACGGTGCGGGTGGAGCCGCGGGACATGGAGGGCTGGGCGTCGATGGCCCAGTTCACCGACCCGCAGGGCGCGCAGTTCGCGGTGTGGACGCCGGGCAAGGCCGGCGGCCTGGAGGCGGTGGACGACCCGGGCGCCCTGTGCTGGACGGAGCTCTACACCACGGACGCGGTGGGCGCACTGGCCTTCTACGGCTCGGTGTTCGGCTGGCAGCGCGAGGACATGCCGATGCCGGGCGGCGGGGGCGGCGTCTACACCATCGTCACCCCGGCCGGGCAGCCGAGGGAGCGGATGCACGGCGGCCTCCTGCAGGTCGGCGGGCAGGAGCTGGCGCTGTCCCGCGGCACGCCGGCCTGGCACCCGGTGTTCACCGTCACGGACTGCGACGCGGCGGTCGCCACTGTCCGGGCCCGCGGCGGCGAGGTCGCGATGGGCCCGGAGGACGCCCCCGGCATCGGTCGGATGGCGGTGTGCACCGACCCGGCGGGCGCCGAGTTCGTCCTGCTGACACCCGCCGCCGTCCCCGCGTACTGA
- a CDS encoding deoxyribodipyrimidine photo-lyase, with product MTLAIVLFTQDLRLHDNPALHAARAGADQVVPLFVTDPAITAAGFDAPNRAAFLAGCLADLDDSLRRVGGRLLVRTGDTAEQTARLAAETGAVGVHLAAGVSAYARRREHALRRALGERLHVHDGSVTAVPPGAVRPTGRDHYAVFTPYHRAWQQVRRRTPLPAPRTLNTPEDLRGAPLPTAEPTARTLPEPGESAARRAWQHWHTEPYADLHDDLAADGTSHLSPYLHFGCLSANELAHLAEQRGGTGAEAFVRQLVWRDFHHQVLAARPAAAHDDYRPRYDSWRTDEQELVAWQEGRTGFPIVDAGMRQLAATGWMHNRARLLTASFLAKSLYLDWRLGARHFLHHLVDGDLANNQLNWQWVAGTGTDTRPNRVLNPLTQADKYDPDGAYVRRWVPELADLPGRSIHRPWQARHRPADYPAPLIAPDSTGRRLRTARFDEPAADDQQTLPGLD from the coding sequence ATGACCCTCGCGATCGTCCTGTTCACCCAGGACCTGCGCCTGCACGACAACCCCGCCCTGCACGCCGCCCGGGCCGGCGCCGACCAGGTGGTGCCGCTGTTCGTCACCGACCCGGCGATCACCGCGGCCGGCTTCGACGCGCCCAACCGGGCCGCGTTCCTGGCCGGCTGCCTCGCCGACCTGGACGACTCGCTGCGCCGGGTCGGCGGCCGTCTGCTGGTGCGCACCGGCGACACCGCCGAACAGACCGCGCGGCTCGCCGCCGAGACCGGGGCGGTCGGCGTGCACCTCGCCGCCGGGGTGAGCGCCTACGCGCGGCGCCGCGAACACGCGCTGCGGCGGGCGCTCGGAGAACGCCTGCACGTCCACGACGGGTCGGTGACGGCGGTGCCGCCGGGAGCCGTCCGCCCCACCGGGCGCGACCATTACGCGGTGTTCACCCCGTACCACCGGGCCTGGCAGCAGGTCCGCCGTCGCACCCCGCTGCCCGCGCCCCGAACCCTGAACACCCCCGAGGACCTGCGCGGCGCCCCGCTCCCCACCGCCGAACCCACCGCGCGCACCCTGCCGGAACCCGGTGAGAGCGCCGCCCGTCGCGCCTGGCAGCACTGGCACACCGAGCCCTACGCGGACCTGCACGACGACCTGGCCGCCGACGGCACCTCCCACCTCTCGCCCTACCTGCACTTCGGCTGCCTGTCCGCCAACGAGCTCGCCCACCTCGCCGAGCAGCGCGGCGGGACGGGCGCGGAGGCGTTCGTCCGGCAACTGGTCTGGCGGGACTTCCACCACCAGGTGCTGGCCGCCCGCCCGGCCGCCGCACACGACGACTACCGCCCCCGGTACGACAGTTGGCGAACCGACGAGCAGGAACTCGTTGCCTGGCAGGAGGGCCGGACGGGGTTCCCGATCGTCGACGCGGGCATGCGGCAGCTCGCCGCGACGGGATGGATGCACAACCGGGCCCGGCTGCTGACGGCGAGCTTCCTGGCCAAGAGCCTCTACCTGGACTGGCGGCTCGGCGCCCGCCACTTCCTGCACCACCTGGTCGACGGCGACCTGGCCAACAACCAGCTGAACTGGCAGTGGGTGGCCGGCACCGGCACCGACACCCGCCCCAACCGGGTCCTCAACCCGCTCACCCAGGCCGACAAGTACGACCCCGACGGCGCGTACGTCCGCCGCTGGGTGCCCGAACTCGCCGACCTGCCCGGCCGCTCGATCCACCGCCCCTGGCAGGCCCGGCACCGCCCCGCCGACTACCCCGCGCCGCTGATCGCCCCCGACAGCACCGGGCGGCGGCTGCGCACCGCCCGGTTCGACGAGCCGGCCGCGGACGACCAGCAGACGCTGCCGGGCCTGGACTGA
- a CDS encoding threonine/serine dehydratase, with product MDQLTAADITAAADRIAGHVRPVPVTPTGPGGVWLALELLQHTGSFKARGAQNFVRAHHRAGTLPAAGVTIASGGNAGLACAWAAQQAGVPATVFLPVNAPAVKVQRLRGYGADVRLVGSEYAQALAACEEFAAGSGALASHAYDHPLIAAGAGTLFEEIRRQVPALDTVVVSVGGGGLFAGVATAARAHGVRVVAVEPEHCRALNAALAAGRPVDVPVDSIAADSLGARRVSATALRAARREGVRSVLVPDAAIVRARRSLWDGHRLAVEHAAATALAALDDAYRPAADETVCVVLCGANTDLATLTQ from the coding sequence GTGGACCAGCTCACCGCCGCCGACATCACGGCCGCAGCCGACCGGATCGCCGGGCACGTCCGCCCGGTGCCCGTCACGCCGACCGGGCCGGGCGGGGTCTGGCTGGCGCTCGAACTGCTCCAGCACACCGGCTCGTTCAAGGCCCGCGGGGCGCAGAACTTCGTCCGGGCCCACCACCGGGCCGGCACCCTGCCCGCGGCGGGCGTGACCATCGCCTCGGGCGGCAACGCGGGCCTGGCCTGTGCGTGGGCGGCGCAGCAGGCGGGCGTGCCCGCCACGGTGTTCCTGCCGGTCAACGCCCCCGCCGTGAAGGTGCAGCGCCTGCGCGGCTACGGTGCGGACGTCCGGCTGGTGGGCAGCGAGTACGCGCAGGCACTCGCGGCGTGCGAGGAGTTCGCGGCCGGGAGCGGCGCGCTGGCCTCGCACGCCTACGACCACCCGCTGATCGCGGCGGGCGCGGGCACCCTGTTCGAGGAGATCCGCCGTCAGGTCCCGGCCCTGGACACGGTGGTGGTCTCGGTGGGCGGCGGCGGCCTGTTCGCGGGGGTCGCGACGGCTGCCCGCGCGCACGGCGTCCGCGTGGTGGCGGTGGAGCCCGAGCACTGCCGCGCGCTGAACGCCGCCCTGGCGGCCGGCCGGCCGGTGGACGTGCCGGTCGACTCGATCGCCGCCGACTCGCTGGGCGCCCGCCGCGTCTCCGCCACTGCCCTGCGGGCGGCCCGGCGGGAGGGCGTGCGCTCCGTCCTCGTCCCGGACGCCGCGATCGTCCGGGCCCGCCGGTCGCTGTGGGACGGCCACCGGTTGGCCGTCGAGCACGCCGCCGCGACCGCGCTGGCGGCCCTCGACGACGCCTACCGGCCGGCCGCGGACGAGACGGTCTGCGTGGTGCTGTGCGGCGCCAACACCGATCTCGCGACCCTCACGCAGTAG